From the genome of Candidozyma auris chromosome 2, complete sequence, one region includes:
- the VPS21 gene encoding Rab family GTPase: protein MSSATTSIKLVLLGEAAVGKSSLVIRFVSNDFQESKEPTIGAAFLTQKCTIGERTIKYEIWDTAGQERFASLAPMYYRNAQAALVVYDITKPASFIKARHWVKELHEQASKDITIALVGNKYDLVADENDDEESLRKVSTEEGKQLAEEEGLLFFETSAKTSHNVNDVFVAIGSKIPEAKPAAQEAARPQEGGRIDLSGNAAQRNSSSSCC, encoded by the coding sequence ATGAGTTCTGCAACCACCTCAATCAAATTGGTTCTATTAGGAGAAGCAGCTGTTGGCAAGTCTTCCCTTGTGATTAGATTTGTGTCGAATGATTTCCAGGAAAGCAAAGAACCCACTATTGGCGCAGCATTTTTAACTCAGAAGTGTACCATAGGTGAGAGAACCATCAAATATGAGATTTGGGATACCGCAGGCCAGGAGAGATTTGCCTCCTTGGCACCCATGTACTACAGAAACGCACAGGCAGCCTTGGTGGTGTACGATATCACGAAACCAGCTTCTTTCATCAAGGCAAGACATTGGGTGAAGGAGTTGCACGAGCAAGCATCTAAAGACATCACCATTGCGTTGGTCGGCAATAAGTACGACTTGGTTGCCGATGAGAACGACGATGAAGAATCTTTGAGAAAAGTGAGcactgaagaaggaaagcAGTTGGCAGAAGAGGAAGGGTTGTTGTTTTTCGAAACATCGGCAAAGACATCGCATAATGTGAACGATGTGTTTGTAGCTATTGGATCCAAGATCCCAGAGGCCAAGCCAGCAGCACAGGAGGCGGCAAGACCACAGGAAGGTGGCAGGATTGATTTGAGCGGCAACGCCGCCCAAAGAAACTCGAGCTCGAGCTGCTGCTAA
- the SSB1 gene encoding Hsp70 family ATPase — protein MADGVFQGAIGIDLGTTYSCVATYDSAVEIIANEQGNRVTPSFVAFTPEERLIGDAAKNQAALNPKNTVFDAKRLIGRAFDDENVQKDIKAWPFKVIESNGNPLVEVEYLGETKTFSPQEISSMVLTKMKEIAEAKIGKKVEKAVVTVPAYFNDAQRQATKDAGAIAGLNVLRIINEPTAAAIAYGLGAGKSDKERHVLIFDLGGGTFDVSLLNITGGVFTVKSTAGDTHLGGQDFDTNLLDFFKADFKKKTGHDISGDSRALRRLRTACERAKRTLSSVTSTTVEVDSLFEGEDFSAPLSRARFEDINAALFKSTLEPVEQVLKDAKLSKTAVDEIVLVGGSTRIPKIQKLLSDFFDGKSLEKSINPDEAVAYGAAVQGAILTGQSTSDDTKDLLLLDVIPLSLGVAMQGNVFAPVVPRNSTVPTIKRRTFTTVADHQTTVQFPVYQGERVNCSENTLLGEFDLKNIPPMPAGEPVLEAIFEVDANGILKVTAVEKSTGRSANITISNSIGRLSTEEIEKMINDAEKFKNADDAFAKRHEQKQKLEAYVASVESTVTDPVLSAKMKKSAKDKIEAALSDAMQTLEIEESSGEDFRKAELALKRAVTKGMATR, from the coding sequence atggctgaCGGTGTTTTCCAGGGTGCGATTGGTATTGACTTGGGTACCACTTACTCGTGTGTTGCCACATACGACTCTGCAGTGGAGATTATTGCCAACGAGCAGGGTAACAGAGTGACTCCATCTTTCGTCGCTTTCACCCCTGAGGAGAGATTGATTGGTGACGCTGCTAAGAACCAGGCCGCTTTGAACCCAAAGAACACTGTGTTTGATGCCAAGCGTTTGATTGGCCGTGCTTTCGACGATGAGAACGTGCAGAAGGATATCAAGGCCTGGCCATTTAAGGTTATTGAGTCCAACGGTAACCCACTTGTGGAGGTTGAGTACTTGGGCGAGACCAAGACTTTCTCTCCCCAGGAAATCTCTTCCATGGTTTTGACcaagatgaaggagatcGCTGAGGCCAAGATCGGTAAGAAGGTTGAAAAGGCCGTTGTCACCGTTCCAGCTTACTTCAACGACGCCCAGAGACAGGCCACCAAGGACGCCGGTGCCATTGCTGGTTTGAACGTTTTGCGTATCATCAACGAGCCTACCGCCGCCGCCATTGCCTACGGTTTGGGTGCCGGTAAGTCCGACAAGGAGAGACATGTTTTGATTTTCGACTTGGGTGGTGGTACCTTCGATGTTTCCCTCTTGAACATCACTGGTGGTGTTTTCACCGTCAAGTCTACTGCCGGTGACACTCACTTGGGTGGTCAGGACTTCGACACCAACTTGttggacttcttcaaggctgacttcaagaagaagaccgGTCACGACATCTCTGGTGACTCCAGAgccttgagaagattgagaaCTGCTTGTGAGCGTGCCAAGAGAACCTTGTCTTCCGTCACTTCCACCACCGTCGAGGTTGACTCCTTGTTCGAGGGTGAGGACTTCTCTGCTCCTCTCTCCAGAGCTAGATTCGAGGACATCAATGCTgctctcttcaagtccacTTTGGAGCCAGTCGAGCaggtgttgaaggatgCCAAGCTCTCCAAGACTGCTGTTGACGAGATTGTCTTGGTTGGTGGTTCCACCAGAATCCCAAAGATCCAGAAGTTGTTGTCTGACTTCTTCGACGGTaagtctttggagaagtccaTCAACCCAGATGAGGCTGTTGCTTACGGTGCTGCTGTCCAGGGTGCCATCTTGACCGGTCAATCCACCTCTGATGACACCAAGgacttgttgttgttggatGTCATTCCATTGTCTTTGGGTGTTGCCATGCAGGGTAACGTTTTCGCTCCAGTTGTCCCAAGAAACTCCACCGTTCCAAccatcaagagaagaactttCACCACTGTTGCTGACCACCAGACTACCGTCCAGTTCCCAGTTTACCAGGGTGAGCGTGTCAACTGTTCCGAGAACACCTTGTTGGGTGAGttcgacttgaagaacatcCCACCTATGCCAGCTGGTGAGCCAGTCTTGGAGGCTATCTTCGAGGTTGACGCCAACGGTATCTTGAAGGTCACTGCCGTGGAGAAGTCCACCGGTAGATCCGCTAACATCACCATCTCTAACTCTATCGGTAGATTGTCAACTGAGGAGATTGAGAAGATGATCAACGATGCcgagaagttcaagaacGCTGACGACGCTTTTGCCAAGAGACACgagcagaagcagaagtTGGAGGCTTACGTTGCATCTGTCGAGTCCACCGTCACCGATCCAGTCTTGTCTGCTaagatgaagaagtctgCTAAGGACAAGATTGAGGCTGCTCTTTCTGACGCCATGCAGACCTTGGAGATTGAGGAGTCTTCTGGTGAGGACTTCAGAAAGGCTGAGttggctttgaagagagCCGTCACCAAGGGTATGGCCACTCGTTAA
- the PTP1 gene encoding tyrosine protein phosphatase PTP1 produces MSSSPAFFKLSPSEQRAKFLKLSQVCDNHLDEAYGEVVDSEWSISEALKKENVSRNRYSNVFPWDKTRVVLPILPGAKSDYINASRIRLSETREYIAAQGPLVNTIPHFWAMAFHEAELQKSDTIVIAMMTPLEEGGREKCSRYWPSDSCTTWDFTEALRSDGIFPGSLSITLKSREIIHDGDLIFSQFILESPTTRKNVLHYYFQKWEDAKVPDSMDPIISLSREIEKQKLKTPRIAPIVHCSAGVGRTGTFIAIDYMLHEWVCNYPKVNDPVCDIVTRLRSDRMMMVQTVYQFMFLYCVAKRIYEEMDKKLK; encoded by the coding sequence ATGTCCTCCAGCCCGGCTTTTTTCAAGTTATCACCATCTGAACAGAGGGCCAAATTCCTCAAACTCTCTCAAGTGTGCGACAATCACCTTGACGAAGCATATGGGGAAGTCGTGGACTCGGAATGGAGTATACTGGaggcattgaagaaggaaaatgTTCTGCGGAACAGATACTCCAATGTGTTTCCATGGGACAAGACGAGGGTAGTTCTACCGATTCTCCCTGGGGCCAAGTCTGACTATATCAATGCCTCCAGGATACGCTTGAGCGAAACGCGTGAATACATTGCGGCACAGGGTCCACTTGTCAACACGATTCCCCATTTCTGGGCTATGGCATTTCACGAGGCAGAGTTGCAAAAGTCAGATACAATAGTGATTGCGATGATGACGCCGTTGGAGGAAGGTGGACGAGAAAAATGTTCTCGATACTGGCCCAGTGATTCGTGTACTACCTGGGATTTTACAGAGGCTCTACGCTCGGATGGAATCTTTCCTGGGTCCCTTCTGATTACATTGAAGAGTCGCGAGATCATTCATGATGGTGATTTAATCTTCTCACAATTCATATTGGAGTCACCGACAACAAGGAAAAATGTGCTTCACTACTACTTCCAGAAATGGGAGGATGCAAAGGTGCCTGATTCGATGGATCCAATCATCTCACTATCAAGAGAAATcgaaaagcaaaagctAAAGACACCTCGTATAGCGCCTATAGTCCATTGTTCTGCTGGCGTGGGAAGAACGGGAACTTTTATCGCTATAGACTACATGCTACATGAATGGGTATGCAACTACCCAAAGGTCAACGATCCGGTTTGCGACATTGTTACAAGGCTCAGGAGTGACAGAATGATGATGGTGCAGACTGTGTACCAGTTTATGTTCCTTTATTGTGTGGCCAAGCGGATCTATGAAGAAATGGATAAAAAGCTCAAATAG
- the RIO2 gene encoding protein kinase RIO2: MRYLTADDFRVLQAVELGSRNHELVPTQIIHSVGGLKAPSATNRSLGNLAKLKLVARLRNAKYDGWRLMHTGFDYLALKTMLNRNTIYSVGTTIGVGKESDIYSVSDPDGVQKVLKIHRLGRTSFKTVKNNRDYLKNRNTSNWMYLSRLAAEKEYEFMTILHNNGFIVPTPYDYSRHCVLMEWIQGYPMKHMKKYPTYKKLYSELMKFIVKLANHGLIHCDFNEFNIIIRSEPRNGYDFVVIDFPQCVSIDHPDAKFYFDRDVEGIRAFFERKFAYSPGHDPTMFDTEGYGEGYRYGYPNFKRDVKREADLDAQVKASGWSSNKNKESRDLENAVQGMRGLSLNEERDDDEDDRSEVEEYDEEDEDDDEDDYDDEDIPDESEEETNEDNEKIIKAISEGNKNLKIDKLGNYILEE, encoded by the coding sequence ATGCGGTATCTTACCGCTGACGACTTCCGTGTTTTACAAGCGGTCGAACTCGGCTCAAGAAACCATGAGCTTGTTCCCACGCAAATTATTCACTCTGTTGGTGGCCTCAAAGCGCCTTCAGCGACAAATAGATCGCTTGGTAATCTCGCTAAGCTCAAGTTGGTTGCTCGATTGAGAAATGCTAAATATGATGGCTGGAGACTCATGCACACTGGGTTTGACTACTTGGCTCTTAAAACCATGTTGAACAGAAACACCATATACTCCGTGGGCACAACCATTGGGGTGGGAAAAGAGTCTGATATCTATTCTGTGAGTGATCCTGATGGTGTGCAAAAAGTTTTGAAGATACATCGCTTAGGTCGAACGTCTTTTAAGACGGTGAAAAACAACCGAgactacttgaagaacagAAACACCTCGAATTGGATGTATTTGAGTAGACTTGCTGCTGAGAAGGAGTACGAGTTTATGACGATTCTTCACAACAATGGGTTCATCGTGCCTACTCCATATGACTACCTGCGTCATTGTGTGTTGATGGAGTGGATTCAGGGCTACCCTATGAAGCACATGAAGAAGTATCCAACATACAAGAAACTTTACTCtgaattgatgaaattcatAGTGAAATTAGCCAACCATGGTCTCATTCATTGTGATTTCAATGAGTTTAATATCATCATCAGGAGCGAACCGCGAAACGGGTACGATTTTGTTGTCATCGATTTTCCCCAGTGTGTCTCCATTGATCACCCAGATGCAAAGTTTTATTTCGACAGAGACGTTGAGGGTATACGAGCATTCTTTGAGCGCAAATTTGCGTATTCTCCTGGCCACGATCCTACTATGTTCGACACTGAAGGTTACGGAGAGGGCTACAGATATGGATACCCCAACTTTAAGAGAGATGTTAAGAGGGAAGCTGACTTGGATGCTCAAGTCAAGGCTTCTGGCTGGAGttcaaacaaaaataaagagAGCAGAGACTTGGAGAATGCTGTTCAAGGGATGAGAGGTTTAAGCTTGAACGAAGAACGtgatgacgacgaggatGACAGATCGGAAGTTGAAGAGTAcgatgaggaagacgaagatgatgacgaggatgatTACGATGACGAAGATATCCCTGACGAAAGCGAAGAGGAGACGAACGAAGATAAcgagaagatcatcaaaGCTATATCGGAGGGCAACAAAAACCTCAAGATAGACAAGTTAGGAAACTATATACTAGAAGAGTGA
- a CDS encoding Zn(II)2Cys6 transcription factor domain-containing protein gives MREKGPSRKKHKNSKLGCATCKRRRVKCPENLPACSNCIKHGSRCEYLDYTEKQLEDFARAKSAQGTESDSRRAKNSDGSRGDVSRSDLEGSLDERARLAKLHIDEKKSRDNKSESGPEQSAEQSGGGRPPVEHTFSAESVMDVEMMAIEQQHESNRSLGLSLQDHIEVQPSLMDPRSLPDSMSFDLQHDSMGGQAATGGLLPGGVSDVLNFQHNAITQNFDNLLAGGGGGDGDAPGDGTQIIYPVYSIHNSNFVTPGAVEWESDYSSSEGNGGSGSGGAADGPLVNAPLRPTGPFAAARDVFRSPYSARSRPSNCNCR, from the coding sequence ATGAGGGAAAAGGGCCCGTCACGGaaaaaacacaaaaacaGTAAGCTCGGGTGCGCCACGTGCAAGCGCCGCCGAGTCAAGTGCCCAGAGAACTTGCCTGCTTGTCTGAATTGCATCAAGCACGGGTCTCGGTGTGAGTACTTGGACTACACCGAGAAGCAGCTTGAGGATTTTGCCCGGGCCAAGCTGGCGCAAGGGACCGAGAGCGACCTGAGGCGAGCGAAAAACAGTGATGGCTCTCGGGGAGACGTCAGTCGGAGCGACCTTGAGGGTCTGCTTGACGAACGGGCCAGGCTAGCGAAGTTGCACATCgatgagaaaaagagcagGGATAACAAGAGCGAGAGCGGCCCTGAACAGCTGGCTGAGCAGTCTGGGGGTGGGAGACCGCCGGTTGAGCACACCTTCAGCGCGGAGCTGGTGATGGACGTGGAGATGATGGCCATTGAACAGCAGCACGAGCTGAACCGGCTGCTTGGACTCCTGCTACAGGACCATATCGAGGTGCAGCCGCTGCTTATGGATCCACGCTCGCTTCCAGATTCTATGTCGTTTGATCTCCAGCACGATAGTATGGGTGGGCAGGCAGCCACGGGAGGACTCCTACCGGGGGGTGTGCTGGACGTGCTCAATTTCCAGCACAACGCCATCACGCAGAACTTTGACAACTTGTTGGCTGGCGGCGGCGGCGGCGACGGCGACGCCCCAGGCGATGGTACCCAGATCATCTATCCGGTTTACTCGATTCACAATAGCAATTTTGTCACGCCAGGAGCTGTGGAGTGGGAAAGTGACTATAGCAGCAGTGAGGGCAATGGGGGCAGTGGCTCTGGCGGTGCCGCAGACGGGCCGTTGGTCAACGCTCCCTTGCGTCCCACGGGCCCCTTCGCTGCTGCCAGAGACGTATTCCGCTCGCCGTATTCCGCTCGCCTGAGGCCGTCAAACTGCAATTGCCGCTGA
- a CDS encoding S-adenosylmethionine-dependent methyltransferase: MNEEYKALTQTLHAFYTFDRWSYEQIYKPKSIKYKTLSAEEQRLLDFYPQFLSNLEQCMGINDSFTKNLALVAAQDWGVPTSPDEWAPSSHHELDKVRSTLLQLAREWSSDGVQERQNTYGRIIEAIESRISKKSRILVPGCGLGRLVYEFVRRGYWTQGNEVSYHMLLTSGFVLNRMPMAHSHSIFPYMFKSSHVARRLFQVRAVTIPDESPHKIFEGDENQEAGDLMSMVAGSFVDLYGPRDLALSEAYTDDANAAEFRGENAEAFDAVTTCFFLDTAHNVIDYIKTIHHCLRDGGLWVNFGPLLWHYEGDSTALEVTRSTGENEKETMNTIMQGMELSRDELFSLIEKMGFTFEESESGNSTTYCGDPKALGNFVYDAEFWVARKIPEKNYDQKDER; encoded by the coding sequence ATGAACGAAGAGTACAAAGCTCTCACCCAGACGCTTCATGCGTTCTATACCTTTGATCGATGGCTGTATGAACAGATATACAAACCGAAATCGATAAAATACAAAACGCTCAGCGCAGAAGAGCAGCGTCTCCTTGATTTCTACCCCCAGTTTCTTTCCAACCTCGAACAGTGCATGGGCATCAATGATAGTTTCACAAAAAACTTGGCTCTTGTTGCTGCTCAAGACTGGGGTGTCCCGACGTCGCCGGATGAATGGGCACCATCCTCTCACCATGAGCTCGACAAGGTGAGGCTGACGCTTCTACAGCTTGCGAGGGAATGGAGCAGTGATGGGGTCCAGGAGCGCCAGAATACGTATGGACGAATAATCGAGGCGATTGAGAGCAGGATTCTGAAAAAAAGCCGAATTCTCGTTCCAGGATGCGGTCTTGGAAGGCTTGTTTATGAATTCGTTCGCCGGGGCTACTGGACCCAAGGCAACGAGGTCAGTTACCATATGCTTCTAACGCTGGGATTTGTGCTTAATCGCATGCCAATGGCACACTCTCATAGTATATTTCCTTACATGTTTAAGCTGTCGCATGTTGCTAGACGGCTTTTCCAAGTGAGGGCGGTAACAATTCCAGACGAAAGTCCTCATAAGAtttttgaaggtgatgaaaatcaGGAGGCAGGTGATTTAATGTCCATGGTGGCCGGATCTTTTGTAGATCTCTACGGACCTCGAGATCTAGCTCTTAGCGAAGCGTACACCGATGATGCAAATGCTGCTGAGTTCAGAGGAGAGAATGCCGAAGCCTTTGACGCCGTCACGACATGCTTCTTTCTAGACACCGCACACAACGTTATAGACTATATAAAGACAATCCATCATTGCCTTCGTGATGGCGGCTTGTGGGTCAATTTCGGACCTTTGCTATGGCACTACGAGGGAGACCTGACTGCTTTAGAGGTCACGCGTTCTACTGGGGAGAACGAAAAGGAGACTATGAATACAATCATGCAAGGAATGGAGTTGTCAAGAGATGagcttttctctttgattGAAAAAATGGGGTTTACGTTCGAGGAATCGGAGTCGGGAAACCTGACTACCTACTGTGGAGACCCTAAAGCTTTAGGCAACTTCGTATATGACGCCGAGTTCTGGGTCGCTAGGAAAattccagaaaaaaattacGATCAGAAAGATGAGAGGTAG
- the RPS20 gene encoding 40S ribosomal protein uS10, which translates to MSAPINKEKVQEQAEEIHKIRITLTSTKVKQLEKVCSNIVSNAAQNDIVKKGPVRLPTKVLKITTRKAPNGEGSKTWDAYEMRIHKRVIDLQAPAQIVKKITQITIEPGVDVEVTIAA; encoded by the coding sequence ATGTCTGCCCCaatcaacaaggagaaggtcCAGGAACAAGCTGAGGAGATCCACAAGATCAGAATCACCTTGACTTCCACCAAGGTCAAGCAGTTGGAGAAGGTATGCTCTAACATTGTTTCTAACGCTGCCCAGAACgacattgtcaagaagggtCCAGTTAGATTGCCAaccaaggtgttgaagatcaccaCCAGAAAGGCTCCTAACGGTGAGGGTTCTAAGACTTGGGATGCCTACGAGATGAGAATTCACAAGAGAGTCATTGATTTGCAGGCTCCTGCTCAGAtcgtcaagaagatcactCAGATCACTATTGAACCTGGTGTGGATGTCGAGGTCACCATTGCTGCTTAA
- a CDS encoding KH domain-containing protein: MPIETQCDDDIELLVYSSLELVFEVDFHFGEQEFLVTNYSDDPYFITSKFFMNQVTHILEGLQSAITKHDTLQMSSSYMKLTKIAPDLWEVLMAGNLQFLALSIDKINHCLGGSLGKSMSRSPATDQSMQRRWSLSPTIVSLSPLQMTPPESLSEINGTMETHTSPIIHQKITEIISLSRSKVSFIIGPGGSRIEEIRNISGCEIKVNSLDAQESLTMRSFSECATLQDMLLSGTEEQVAEAKSLIRQVLSGYQRK; the protein is encoded by the coding sequence ATGCCAATTGAAACACAATGTGATGACGATATCGAGCTCTTGGTGTATTCACTGTTGGAGCTTGTGTTTGAAGTCGATTTTCATTTCGGCGAACAGGAATTTCTTGTTACAAATTACTCCGACGATCCATATTTCATCACCTCgaaattcttcatgaacCAGGTAACTCATATTCTCGAAGGGCTTCAATCAGCAATCACGAAACATGATACCTTACAGATGAGTAGTTCTTACATGAAACTTACCAAAATTGCACCTGATCTTTGGGAAGTGCTAATGGCGGGAAACCTTCAGTTCTTGGCACTTTCGATAGACAAAATCAACCATTGTCTCGGAGGCAGTCTAGGTAAGAGCATGAGTCGACTGCCAGCAACGGACCAAAGTatgcaaagaaggtggtctctttctccaacaatCGTCAGTTTGTCACCTTTACAGATGACTCCTCCTGAGTCCCTCAGCGAGATCAATGGGACTATGGAGACCCACACGAGTCCAATCATTCATCAGAAAATCACGGAGATCATCAGCTTACTGAGATCTAAGGTGTCGTTCATCATAGGCCCCGGCGGCAGTAGAATTGAGGAGATTCGAAATATATCGGGCTGCGAGATAAAAGTGAATTCTCTTGACGCCCAGGAGTCGTTGACTATGAGAAGTTTCTCAGAGTGTGCAACTCTCCAAGATATGCTTTTGAGCGGAACCGAGGAGCAAGTAGCAGAAGCCAAGTCGTTGATTAGGCAGGTTCTAAGTGGATACCAAAGGAAGTGA
- the DCP2 gene encoding decapping enzyme complex catalytic subunit yields MSIQLQDGLSGQSVDCVLEDLLVRFLVNAPDEDLSSIERIFFQVEEAQWFYLDFVRQLNPLLPVMKMKSFAPALLSKCPLIWRWGDPKDAISKFGKYKSTIPVRGIALMNKDLTKVVLVQAMDSGSWSFPRGKISKDESDLECALREVKEETGFDARSYVNEKDFVERTVYGKNMKIFLGRGVPENTAFAPLSRHEISQIKWFDMKPLQKSVKSNPSKFFAVDPILKSIMRWVNKHKGVINEEELMREAEIKLKALMGIGISNESSDAGRELLNILQGTKQPELEGNAPTSQQFANVPQQIQIPAYAQSQLPSFPQAGFMPQSQPLPQAFISMLPPAHLLPHQQPVAPPSSKENTSRILPVDNQSDKQQHTPQEMLKKAMEPASEVRELPKEAQHLSQYQMQPVEPTAQSLSLPKRISTTKNSKEFLSLLQKAPRSLHHDHMTDYSDEAKQRNRSRAEELLKVFKKKEPDSSVNDHGHVSTSNSSVAHQEHADRSSVDSVSRTSTPKKITLLRREKDKDASATLLGLLGKRPPSTDKSNESDVAVDDEKVDKTSQSASATLLGLLNGGKGDENKTSTGVSSPQPVSMSASSDLLGILKGKPDVTKGKHDQDEQVKKPIRIAKKGIDDPALLKTEKKKTPTAESHPQHASSSKTAGNDILDLLNRKSVTPDSVRITPQPSGPPVTNFEDFEDFEDFEDLEGAEGITESYTGGTNESTDDDEFEDAHGGSQSTSGMNDTSRSRTASSGDPMLQSPRNFHDIYGGSDETITIKPSIASKVSHGNNGANLLALLGKKPPSQSASSRAPHLNEPTPSSGRDELLNLLRRGPST; encoded by the coding sequence ATGAGCATACAACTCCAGGATGGTCTATCAGGGCAATCTGTTGATTGCGTGCTTGAGGACCTTCTCGTGCGATTTCTTGTAAATGCCCCTGATGAGGATTTGTCCTCAATTGAGCGTAtcttctttcaagttgaagaagcacaatGGTTTTACTTGGACTTCGTTAGGCAACTCAATCCGCTATTACCagtgatgaagatgaaatcATTTGCACCAGCTTTATTGAGCAAATGTCCTTTAATATGGCGATGGGGTGACCCCAAAGATGCTATTTCAAAGTTCGGTAAGTACAAGTCGACGATTCCTGTTAGGGGCATCGCATTGATGAATAAAGACTTGACGAAAGTAGTCTTGGTGCAGGCAATGGATTCTGGTAGCTGGTCGTTCCCACGAGGAAAGATTTCGAAGGACGAGAGTGACTTGGAGTGCGCTTTGAGAGAggtcaaagaagaaacggGCTTTGACGCTAGAAGCTACGTCAACGAGAAGGATTTTGTCGAACGGACAGTTTATGGCAAAAATATGAAGATATTTTTGGGTCGTGGAGTACCAGAGAACACTGCGTTTGCACCTTTGTCGAGACATGAAATCTCTCAAATCAAATGGTTTGATATGAAACCCTTGCAAAAGTCTGTGAAATCAAATCCACTGAAGTTTTTTGCCGTTGACCCAATTCTCAAGTCGATAATGAGATGGGTCAATAAACATAAGGGTGTCATCAATGAAGAGGAATTGATGAGAGAAGCAGAGATTAAATTGAAGGCATTGATGGGCATAGGCATAAGCAATGAGAGCAGTGATGCGGGCAGAGAATTATTGAACATATTACAGGGTACCAAACAACCCGAGCTCGAAGGTAATGCACCCACCTCTCAACAATTCGCCAACGTTCCTCAGCAAATTCAGATTCCGGCCTATGCTCAGCTGCAACTACCCTCATTCCCTCAAGCTGGTTTCATGCCTCAATCACAACCGCTTCCACAAGCCTTTATTTCGATGTTGCCGCCAGCACATCTTCTCCCTCATCAACAGCCAGTGGCGCCTCCAAGCTCTAAGGAAAACACGTCGAGAATTCTACCTGTGGATAATCAAAGTGACAAGCAACAGCATACTCCACAGGAAATGCTCAAAAAGGCAATGGAACCAGCGTCAGAAGTCCGGGAACttccaaaagaagctcagcATCTTCTGCAATATCAAATGCAACCAGTGGAGCCAACAGCACAGAGCCTCTCTTTACCTAAACGAATCTCAACCACAAAGAATTCCAAAGAGTTCTTATCCTTGTTACAAAAAGCGCCTCGCTCTCTTCATCATGATCATATGACTGATTATTCTGATGAGGCAAAGCAGCGTAATCGATCCAGAGCAGAAGAACTTCTTAaggtcttcaaaaagaaggaaccCGACTCTTCAGTGAACGATCATGGCCATGTATCGACATCAAACTCTTCTGTggctcatcaagaacacGCGGATCGAAGCAGCGTTGACTCTGTGAGTCGAACCAGCAcgccaaagaaaataaCTTTATtaagaagagagaaggatAAGGATGCTTCCGCGACTTTACTCGGGCTCTTAGGGAAAAGACCACCATCTACAGACAAATCAAATGAATCGGATGTTGCAGTTGATGACGAAAAAGTGGATAAGACTTCGCAGAGCGCATCTGCCACTCTATTGGGTTTACTTAACGGTGGAAAGGGAGATGAGAACAAAACAAGTACCGGAGTCTCATCTCCTCAGCCAGTCTCAATGTCTGCTTCGTCTGACCTTCTTGGCATCTTGAAGGGAAAGCCTGATGTTACAAAAGGTAAACATGATCAGGATGAACAGGTCAAAAAGCCTATCCGTATCGCGAAGAAGGGAATCGACGACCCTGCCTTATTAAAAacggagaagaagaaaaccCCAACAGCAGAATCCCATCCACAGCACGCGAGCTCATCTAAGACTGCTGGCAATGATATTTTGGATCTTCTAAATCGAAAATCCGTCACTCCAGATTCTGTGAGAATTACCCCACAACCATCTGGCCCACCTGTGACCAAttttgaggattttgaAGACTTCGAGGATTTTGAGGATCTAGAAGGAGCCGAGGGCATTACCGAGTCGTACACCGGAGGCACTAATGAAAGCACAGATGACGACGAGTTTGAAGATGCCCATGGTGGTTCCCAGCTGACATCAGGCATGAATGATACATCGAGGCTGAGAACAGCATCCTCGGGCGATCCAATGCTTCAGTCACCAAGAAATTTCCACGATATCTACGGTGGTAGCGACGAGACGATCACGATTAAGCCTTCTATAGCATCAAAAGTGTCCCATGGAAATAATGGTGCTAATTTACTCGCTCTTCTAGGGAAGAAGCCACCTTCTCAGTCGGCATCCTCTAGAGCTCCACACTTGAATGAACCGACTCCTTCAAGTGGACGAGATGAGTTATTAAATCTTCTCAGACGTGGACCGTCAACATAA